From Pseudomonas sp. CCI4.2, one genomic window encodes:
- a CDS encoding LEA type 2 family protein yields the protein MPLRPLRALLASLLIIALSACALLPNRDPLNINVVGIEPLQGQGLEVRFAVKLRLQNPNETAIDYSGVALDLDVNGKLLASGVSDQRGTIGRFSEAVLVVPVTVSAFAALRQAVGLSQSEGIDNLPYVLHGKLAGGLFGTMRFSDSGTLSLPRADGSW from the coding sequence ATGCCGCTACGCCCACTTCGCGCCCTACTGGCTTCATTACTGATCATTGCACTTAGCGCCTGCGCGTTATTGCCCAACCGTGACCCACTGAACATCAACGTGGTCGGTATTGAGCCGCTGCAAGGCCAAGGCCTGGAAGTGCGCTTTGCGGTCAAGCTGCGGCTGCAAAACCCCAATGAGACGGCCATCGATTATTCCGGGGTTGCCCTCGACCTTGATGTGAACGGCAAGCTCTTGGCGTCTGGCGTCAGCGATCAACGCGGCACTATCGGACGTTTCTCCGAAGCCGTGCTGGTGGTGCCGGTGACGGTTTCCGCGTTTGCTGCGTTGCGCCAGGCCGTCGGTCTTAGCCAAAGCGAAGGGATCGACAATTTACCCTACGTGCTGCATGGCAAGCTGGCGGGCGGTTTGTTTGGGACGATGCGCTTCAGTGACAGCGGCACCCTCAGCCTGCCCCGCGCCGACGGCAGTTGGTGA
- a CDS encoding DUF883 family protein — MARKTDAQNTAEQIKDQAFSELQALIEESDKLLKDSAALVGEDAATLREQLSQKLKQALDSVSSVRERTKPAVDATETYIGGHPWQTVAVSAGFGLVIGLLLGRRS, encoded by the coding sequence ATGGCGCGCAAAACTGATGCTCAAAACACCGCCGAGCAAATCAAGGATCAAGCATTCAGTGAGTTACAGGCGCTGATCGAGGAATCAGACAAGTTGCTCAAGGACAGCGCCGCGCTGGTCGGTGAGGACGCTGCCACCCTGCGTGAGCAGTTGAGCCAAAAGCTCAAACAAGCGCTGGATTCGGTGTCCAGTGTGCGTGAAAGGACCAAGCCGGCTGTCGACGCCACCGAAACCTACATCGGTGGTCATCCGTGGCAGACCGTTGCGGTATCTGCCGGGTTTGGCTTGGTGATTGGTCTGCTGCTTGGGCGTCGCTCTTAA
- a CDS encoding SDR family NAD(P)-dependent oxidoreductase, producing the protein MQIEGKVFLVSGGASGLGAATAQMLVAAGAKVMLVDINEAAVAAQAQNLGAQARYAVADVSQESAAQAAVEAAVTAFGGLHGLVNCAGVVGAEKILGKTGPHALDSFSRVITINLIGSFNLLRLAAAAIAETEADEGGERGVIINTASVAAYDGQIGQAAYAASKGAIVSMTLPAARELARFGIRVMTIAPGIFETPMMAGMTEQVRESLAAGVPFPPRLGKPQEYAALVRHIIENSMLNGEVIRLDGALRMAAK; encoded by the coding sequence ATGCAGATCGAAGGCAAGGTTTTTCTAGTGAGTGGCGGCGCTTCAGGCTTGGGGGCGGCCACCGCGCAGATGCTGGTGGCCGCGGGCGCCAAGGTCATGCTGGTGGATATAAACGAAGCCGCAGTCGCCGCTCAGGCGCAAAACTTGGGTGCGCAAGCGCGCTATGCGGTAGCCGATGTCAGCCAGGAATCGGCGGCGCAGGCTGCCGTTGAGGCCGCCGTGACCGCATTCGGTGGGCTCCATGGCTTGGTGAATTGCGCCGGCGTGGTGGGTGCCGAAAAAATCCTCGGTAAAACCGGTCCGCACGCATTGGACAGCTTCAGCCGGGTGATCACTATCAACCTGATCGGCAGCTTTAACCTGCTGCGATTAGCCGCAGCCGCCATCGCCGAAACGGAGGCCGATGAGGGGGGCGAACGAGGCGTGATCATTAATACCGCGTCTGTGGCGGCCTACGATGGCCAAATCGGCCAAGCCGCTTATGCAGCCTCCAAAGGCGCTATCGTCAGCATGACCTTGCCCGCAGCGCGTGAGCTGGCGCGGTTTGGTATTCGGGTGATGACCATCGCCCCCGGCATTTTTGAAACACCGATGATGGCCGGCATGACCGAGCAGGTGCGTGAATCGCTAGCGGCCGGAGTGCCGTTCCCGCCACGCCTAGGCAAGCCGCAAGAATACGCGGCGCTGGTCAGGCATATCATCGAAAACAGCATGCTCAATGGCGAGGTCATCCGCCTCGACGGCGCCTTGCGTATGGCCGCCAAGTAA
- a CDS encoding AraC family transcriptional regulator: MSEKDTISMQLVREALLQCCTPGAATDEVLNKVGIAPESFAQPDARVTASAYARLWRLLARRLDDEFFGMDPRRLKSGSLAFLCRSSMAQLTVSAGLESGLSFLSLMLEGFQASLFRQQTLAEIVLEERDQPPQRAFTYFAYWMIVHGVACWLAGRRIPILAIELRCAKPDFYEDYAVMFSDNLRFDRPRTRMIFAADCLDLPIKRSAEELTQFLARAPGNILVKYRDPESVAQRIKNELRTQPAEYWPETETLAQAWHMSASTLRRRLAEEGQTYQAIKDSVRKELAIVWLADPDVSFADIAARLGFADTSSFYKAFRKWSGSNPGHYRSLIVGV, translated from the coding sequence ATGTCGGAAAAAGACACCATCTCCATGCAACTGGTGCGCGAGGCGTTGTTGCAGTGTTGCACACCCGGCGCGGCCACCGATGAGGTGTTGAACAAGGTGGGTATTGCGCCGGAATCCTTTGCGCAGCCGGATGCGCGGGTAACGGCCAGCGCTTACGCACGGTTGTGGCGTTTGCTCGCGCGCCGTCTGGACGATGAGTTTTTCGGCATGGACCCCCGGCGGCTAAAGTCGGGCAGCCTGGCGTTTCTTTGCCGCTCGTCCATGGCCCAGTTGACCGTGTCGGCAGGGCTTGAGTCGGGCTTGAGTTTTTTGTCGCTGATGCTGGAGGGCTTTCAGGCGAGCCTGTTCCGACAGCAGACCTTGGCTGAAATCGTTCTAGAAGAGCGCGACCAACCCCCGCAACGGGCGTTCACCTACTTCGCCTATTGGATGATTGTTCACGGGGTGGCGTGTTGGCTCGCGGGGCGACGGATTCCGATTCTGGCCATCGAGTTGCGCTGCGCTAAGCCCGACTTTTACGAAGACTACGCGGTGATGTTTTCCGACAACCTGCGTTTCGACCGACCGCGTACTCGAATGATCTTCGCGGCAGACTGCCTCGACCTGCCGATCAAGCGCAGCGCCGAGGAGTTGACTCAATTCCTGGCCCGGGCGCCGGGCAATATTCTGGTGAAGTACCGCGACCCGGAAAGCGTCGCCCAGCGGATCAAAAACGAACTGCGCACGCAGCCCGCGGAATACTGGCCGGAGACCGAGACCTTGGCCCAGGCCTGGCACATGTCAGCGTCAACCCTGCGCCGGCGCTTGGCGGAAGAAGGCCAGACCTACCAAGCCATCAAAGACAGCGTGCGCAAGGAATTGGCGATTGTCTGGCTGGCCGATCCTGACGTCAGCTTCGCTGACATCGCCGCGAGATTGGGGTTTGCCGACACCAGTTCGTTCTATAAAGCCTTCCGCAAATGGTCCGGCTCCAATCCCGGGCATTACCGGAGCTTGATCGTGGGGGTTTGA